TTACGGGGATGCATTTTTGAATTTATTGAGGCTGATGTGATTTCGGCTTCTCTACTCGGGAATTTAGTATTTTTTAGGTGAGAGGGTTTTACAACCATTTTCAATTAAGGAGAAACAACTGATGAAAAAAGTTCTGGTTGTGGTAATGATTACTTTGTTTACTTGGGTTATGGCCGGTAGCGCGTATGCGGCTACTAAATGCCCCCAACCGCGTAAGACGAAATCTGCGCCGGGCGGTGATGCTGGTAAAGATATGACGGCTAAAGCGAATAAGGCTAACGGCGAAAAGCTGTATCAGAAATCTGCTAAGCCGATGGCTTGTATGCAATGTCATGGTAAAAATGGCGACGGTAATGGCAAATTGGGCGCAGGCTTGAAGCCGAAACCTCGTAACTTTACCTGTGCGGAAACGATGAAAGATATTTCCCCTGGCCAAATGTACTGGATCATCAAAAACGGTTCTCCTGGAACCCCGATGATCAAGCAGATGCTGAAAGATAACGAAATCTGGGATGTTATTAAATACATTCAAGAAGATTTCATGAAATAAGAGTAGTAAGTTTTTTAAAAGGCGGGGCGCCGTAAGGCGTTCCGCCTTTTTTTTATGCTTTTTTCAGGTCGCAACGCTACAATGAACGGATTGTATACAAACAGCCTTTAAATACCTTTCCCCTGATTGTGTCATGAAGATTCGTCAGCAAATTTTGATGATCGCCCTGCTCGTCTGGACGGCAATTGCAGGCTGGGCGGATGGCCTTGGCGCCAAAGAAAGTCGCGGTTCGGCGGACAATCCCGTGCGCATGATGTTTGTGCCTTCCGGCGACAGTCAGGTGATTTTGAAAGGCGGCGAAGAAATAGCGCGTCTGCTTCATGCTTCGACGGGGCTTCATTTTAAAACCTCCGTCGCGACCAGTTACGCTGCGGTGGTGGAGGCGATGGGGGCGGGTCAGGTGGACATCGGCTGGCTGGCCAGCTTCAGTTATGTCATGGCCAGGGAAAAATTCGACGTGGACTTACTGCTCATTGTGATGCGCTTTGGCAGCCCCTTCTATCGCGGTCAGATCATGGTGCGTAGCGACCGGGGCATCCGCCAGCTATCCGACCTGAAAGGCAAGACCTTTGCCTATGGAGACCCAGCCTCGACCTCGGGGCATTTGTACCCCAAGGCTCTGCTCCGGTCAAAAGGTCTGGACCCGGACACCTTGTTTGGCAAAACCCTGTTTGCCGGATCGCACAACGCGGTGATCCTGTCTCTGCTCAAAGGTCAGGTCGATGCCGGGGCGGCTTACGATGATGCGCGCGCGGCGGTGGCAAAAAATTTCCCGGAAGTTTTCAAAGATATTCAAATATTAGCTTATACGAGCGATATTCCCAACGACACGGTTTCTGCGCGTAAAGGATTGGACCCCAAAATCAAGCAAAGCATCAAGGATGGCCTGATGCAATTATCGAAAACGCCTGAAGGCGGAAAAGTTTTGAAGCAGATCTATGGCATCAGTGGTCTGGCCGATCTGGATGCCTTGTTTGATCCGGTGCGCGACGCCAGAAAGTATATGGGCCTGGAGTTCGACGCGGCGGGGAATCCCTGAGAATCATGACGCTTCAAATCGAACATCTTTGCAAAACCTACCCCGGCGGCTCCACCGCTTTGAACGATGTTTCGTTAACTATTGAAAAAGGCCAGTTTGTCGTTATTCTGGGGAAAAGCGGAGCGGGAAAATCCACCTTGCTGAGATGCATCAATCGTCTGGTGGAGCCAAGTTCAGGAGAGGTGGTCCTGGGCGGCGAATCCATTACCTCGGCGCGACCGAAACAATTGCGTCGCTTGCGTCGCAAAATCGCGATGGTGTTTCAGAATTACAATCTCGTCAAGACCCGGTCGGTATTGGTCAACGCCCTTTCGGGCTGTTTGGGCGCGGCGCCCTGGCTCGCCAGCCTGTTCGGACGATTCCCTCAAGAGCGGGTGGACGAAGCGGTTGCCTTGTTGAACGATCTG
This window of the Candidatus Nitrohelix vancouverensis genome carries:
- a CDS encoding cytochrome c; the protein is MKKVLVVVMITLFTWVMAGSAYAATKCPQPRKTKSAPGGDAGKDMTAKANKANGEKLYQKSAKPMACMQCHGKNGDGNGKLGAGLKPKPRNFTCAETMKDISPGQMYWIIKNGSPGTPMIKQMLKDNEIWDVIKYIQEDFMK
- a CDS encoding phosphate/phosphite/phosphonate ABC transporter substrate-binding protein, with translation MKIRQQILMIALLVWTAIAGWADGLGAKESRGSADNPVRMMFVPSGDSQVILKGGEEIARLLHASTGLHFKTSVATSYAAVVEAMGAGQVDIGWLASFSYVMAREKFDVDLLLIVMRFGSPFYRGQIMVRSDRGIRQLSDLKGKTFAYGDPASTSGHLYPKALLRSKGLDPDTLFGKTLFAGSHNAVILSLLKGQVDAGAAYDDARAAVAKNFPEVFKDIQILAYTSDIPNDTVSARKGLDPKIKQSIKDGLMQLSKTPEGGKVLKQIYGISGLADLDALFDPVRDARKYMGLEFDAAGNP
- the phnC gene encoding phosphonate ABC transporter ATP-binding protein produces the protein MMTLQIEHLCKTYPGGSTALNDVSLTIEKGQFVVILGKSGAGKSTLLRCINRLVEPSSGEVVLGGESITSARPKQLRRLRRKIAMVFQNYNLVKTRSVLVNALSGCLGAAPWLASLFGRFPQERVDEAVALLNDLGLGDKLDQAAGTLSGGQQQRVGIARSLMQKPDIILADEPVASLDPETAHSIMRLLSEINQKYQVTVLCNLHQPELARSYGHRALALANGSLVYDGLPAGTTGL